A genome region from Hevea brasiliensis isolate MT/VB/25A 57/8 chromosome 7, ASM3005281v1, whole genome shotgun sequence includes the following:
- the LOC110650564 gene encoding uncharacterized protein LOC110650564 isoform X1 yields MWFEGVGDNKMLGLIVTPRHKRSKSFPDKKRFDEDAVDNSFEASHRIGLDMGHLKDSVKAKKKQSPKTEVEISLKEEILQLEKRLQDQFEVRHAMEKALGYRTSSHVNAPRMSIPKPATELIKEIALLELEVVHLEQHLLSLYRKAFGQQISSVSPSSKYERSKSPVTTPRGRSLDVSRPDTMPKRETSAVQSGCGSHDNPWKESSGIGGEEKLLDSGVHRCHSSLSQRSAFPTRTSPPEESLGRAVRACHSQPLSMMEYAHNATNIFSLAEHLGTHISDHVPETPNKLSEDMIKCMSAIYCKLSDPPLMHNGLSSPNSSLSSVSAFSPRDQCDIWSPGFRNNSSFDVRLDNPFLVDGLKEFSGPYSTMVEVPWIYRDSQKLGDVEHLLQNYRSLICRLEDVDPRKLKHEEKLAFWINIHNALVMHAYLAYGIPQNNVKRLFLLLKAAYNVGGFTISADTVQNSILGCRMSRPGQWLRLLLSSRSKFKTGDERQAYAIENPEPLLHFALCSGSHSDPAVRVYTSKRVFLELEAAKDEYIRATFGVRKDQKILLPRIVESFAKDSGLCQAGVIEMIQQTLPVSLRNCIKKSQLGKPRKSIEWIPHNFTFRYLISKELVR; encoded by the exons ATGTGGTTTGAAGGGGTTGGAGACAATAAAATGTTGGGACTGATAGTGACTCCTAGACACAAGCGTTCAAAGAG CTTCCCTGATAAGAAAAGATTTGATGAAGATGCAGTTGATAATTCATTTGAAGCATCGCACCGCATAGGGCTG GATATGGGGCACTTGAAGGACTCTGTGAAGGCCAAGAAGAAACAATCCCCTAAGACTGAAGTTGAAATTTCTTTGAAGGAAGAG ATTCTACAGCTTGAAAAAAGATTACAAGATCAGTTTGAGGTCCGTCACGCTATGGAAAAAGCACTTGGTTATAGGACTTCCTCCCATGTTAATGCCCCTAGAATGTCAATTCCCAAG CCAGCCACAGAATTAATCAAGGAAATTGCATTGTTAGAATTGGAAGTTGTACATTTGGAACAACATCTTCTTTCCTTGTATCGTAAAGCTTTTGGTCAACAAATATCCTCAGTTTCTCCATCCAGCAAGTATGAAAGATCAAAATCACCTGTGACAACACCAAGAGGAAGGTCCTTGGATGTTTCAAGACCTGATACTATGCCAAAGAGGGAAACTTCGGCTGTTCAATCTGGTTGTGGGTCACATGACAACCCATGGAAGGAATCCAGTGGTATTGGGGGAGAAGAAAAGCTATTAGATTCTGGTGTTCATCGCTGTCACTCTTCACTATCACAACGTTCAGCATTTCCAACTAGAACCTCTCCTCCAGAGGAGTCTTTAGGAAGAGCTGTACGTGCCTGCCATTCCCAGCCATTGTCCATGATGGAG TATGCTCATAATGCAACAAATATATTCAGTTTGGCGGAGCATCTTGGAACACACATTTCTGATCATGTTCCAGAGACACCTAACAAACTTTCAGAGGATATGATCAAGTGCATGTCAGCTATATATTGCAAACTTTCAGACCCACCTTTGATGCATAATGGCCTTTCATCTCCCAATTCATCTTTGTCATCAGTGAGTGCATTTTCTCCACGGGATCAATGTGACATCTGGAGTCCAGGGTTCAGGAATAATTCATCATTTGATGTACGGCTGGATAACCCTTTCCTTGTTGACGGACTGAAAGAATTTAGCGGACCATACAGTACAATGGTTGAAGTGCCTTGGATTTATAGAGATAGTCAGAAGTTGGGAGATGTTGAACACTTGCTGCAAAATTACAG ATCACTTATCTGTCGACTGGAAGATGTTGACCCTAGGAAGTTGAAACATGAGGAGAAGCTGGCTTTCTGGATCAACATACACAATGCATTAGTGATGCAT GCATATCTGGCTTATGGAATTCCGCAAAACAATGTGAAGAGACTTTTTCTGCTCTTGAAG GCTGCTTATAATGTTGGGGGTTTTACAATTAGTGCAGACACAGTACAGAATTCTATCCTTGGATGCCGGATGTCTCGTCCTGGACAG TGGCTTCGACTATTACTTTCATCTAGATCAAAATTTAAGACAGGAGATGAAAGACAAGCATATGCAATTGAAAATCCAGAACCCCTTTTGCACTTTGCACTCTGTTCAGGAAGCCATTCTGATCCTGCG GTGCGTGTTTATACCTCGAAGCGAGTATTTCTAGAGCTAGAAGCTGCAAAAGATGAGTATATCCGAGCTACATTTGGTGTACGCAAAGATCAGAAAATTCTACTTCCCAGGATTGTGGAATCATTTGCAAAGGATTCAGGTTTGTGTCAGGCTGGTGTTATTGAAATGATCCAACAGACATTGCCTGTATCTCTAAGGAATTGTATTAAGAAAAGCCAGCTTGGAAAGCCTCGTAAGAGCATTGAATGGATTCCTCACAATTTTACTTTTCGGTATCTGATATCTAAAGAACTGGTAAGATAA
- the LOC110650564 gene encoding uncharacterized protein LOC110650564 isoform X2 has protein sequence MRLGKIIAKWTSSRRFPDKKRFDEDAVDNSFEASHRIGLDMGHLKDSVKAKKKQSPKTEVEISLKEEILQLEKRLQDQFEVRHAMEKALGYRTSSHVNAPRMSIPKPATELIKEIALLELEVVHLEQHLLSLYRKAFGQQISSVSPSSKYERSKSPVTTPRGRSLDVSRPDTMPKRETSAVQSGCGSHDNPWKESSGIGGEEKLLDSGVHRCHSSLSQRSAFPTRTSPPEESLGRAVRACHSQPLSMMEYAHNATNIFSLAEHLGTHISDHVPETPNKLSEDMIKCMSAIYCKLSDPPLMHNGLSSPNSSLSSVSAFSPRDQCDIWSPGFRNNSSFDVRLDNPFLVDGLKEFSGPYSTMVEVPWIYRDSQKLGDVEHLLQNYRSLICRLEDVDPRKLKHEEKLAFWINIHNALVMHAYLAYGIPQNNVKRLFLLLKAAYNVGGFTISADTVQNSILGCRMSRPGQWLRLLLSSRSKFKTGDERQAYAIENPEPLLHFALCSGSHSDPAVRVYTSKRVFLELEAAKDEYIRATFGVRKDQKILLPRIVESFAKDSGLCQAGVIEMIQQTLPVSLRNCIKKSQLGKPRKSIEWIPHNFTFRYLISKELVR, from the exons ATGAGGCttgggaaaataattgctaagtgGACCTCTAGTAGACG CTTCCCTGATAAGAAAAGATTTGATGAAGATGCAGTTGATAATTCATTTGAAGCATCGCACCGCATAGGGCTG GATATGGGGCACTTGAAGGACTCTGTGAAGGCCAAGAAGAAACAATCCCCTAAGACTGAAGTTGAAATTTCTTTGAAGGAAGAG ATTCTACAGCTTGAAAAAAGATTACAAGATCAGTTTGAGGTCCGTCACGCTATGGAAAAAGCACTTGGTTATAGGACTTCCTCCCATGTTAATGCCCCTAGAATGTCAATTCCCAAG CCAGCCACAGAATTAATCAAGGAAATTGCATTGTTAGAATTGGAAGTTGTACATTTGGAACAACATCTTCTTTCCTTGTATCGTAAAGCTTTTGGTCAACAAATATCCTCAGTTTCTCCATCCAGCAAGTATGAAAGATCAAAATCACCTGTGACAACACCAAGAGGAAGGTCCTTGGATGTTTCAAGACCTGATACTATGCCAAAGAGGGAAACTTCGGCTGTTCAATCTGGTTGTGGGTCACATGACAACCCATGGAAGGAATCCAGTGGTATTGGGGGAGAAGAAAAGCTATTAGATTCTGGTGTTCATCGCTGTCACTCTTCACTATCACAACGTTCAGCATTTCCAACTAGAACCTCTCCTCCAGAGGAGTCTTTAGGAAGAGCTGTACGTGCCTGCCATTCCCAGCCATTGTCCATGATGGAG TATGCTCATAATGCAACAAATATATTCAGTTTGGCGGAGCATCTTGGAACACACATTTCTGATCATGTTCCAGAGACACCTAACAAACTTTCAGAGGATATGATCAAGTGCATGTCAGCTATATATTGCAAACTTTCAGACCCACCTTTGATGCATAATGGCCTTTCATCTCCCAATTCATCTTTGTCATCAGTGAGTGCATTTTCTCCACGGGATCAATGTGACATCTGGAGTCCAGGGTTCAGGAATAATTCATCATTTGATGTACGGCTGGATAACCCTTTCCTTGTTGACGGACTGAAAGAATTTAGCGGACCATACAGTACAATGGTTGAAGTGCCTTGGATTTATAGAGATAGTCAGAAGTTGGGAGATGTTGAACACTTGCTGCAAAATTACAG ATCACTTATCTGTCGACTGGAAGATGTTGACCCTAGGAAGTTGAAACATGAGGAGAAGCTGGCTTTCTGGATCAACATACACAATGCATTAGTGATGCAT GCATATCTGGCTTATGGAATTCCGCAAAACAATGTGAAGAGACTTTTTCTGCTCTTGAAG GCTGCTTATAATGTTGGGGGTTTTACAATTAGTGCAGACACAGTACAGAATTCTATCCTTGGATGCCGGATGTCTCGTCCTGGACAG TGGCTTCGACTATTACTTTCATCTAGATCAAAATTTAAGACAGGAGATGAAAGACAAGCATATGCAATTGAAAATCCAGAACCCCTTTTGCACTTTGCACTCTGTTCAGGAAGCCATTCTGATCCTGCG GTGCGTGTTTATACCTCGAAGCGAGTATTTCTAGAGCTAGAAGCTGCAAAAGATGAGTATATCCGAGCTACATTTGGTGTACGCAAAGATCAGAAAATTCTACTTCCCAGGATTGTGGAATCATTTGCAAAGGATTCAGGTTTGTGTCAGGCTGGTGTTATTGAAATGATCCAACAGACATTGCCTGTATCTCTAAGGAATTGTATTAAGAAAAGCCAGCTTGGAAAGCCTCGTAAGAGCATTGAATGGATTCCTCACAATTTTACTTTTCGGTATCTGATATCTAAAGAACTGGTAAGATAA